The DNA region TGGTGGTGCCGGTGGTCGTCGTCCCGGTGGTGGTCGTGGCCGTGGTGCCGGTGGTCGTGGTGGCGGTGGTCGCGGTGCCGTTGGTGGTCGTGGTGTTGTTCGACGTGGTGCCGGTGCTGCCCGAGCTGCCCGTGTCGGTGGAGGTCGACGAGGTCGTCGAGCCGCCATTGCTGGACGAGTCGGTGTTTCCGCTGGTGGTGGCGGAGGCGCTGGTGGAGCCCGAGCTGGAGCCGTGCGTGCCGGTCTGGACGGCGCTCGTGCCTCCGCAACCCACGAGGGCGACGGCGGTGATCGAGGCGAGGAGGATGCGGCGCATGGCGAGTCTCCGGGGCAACAATCGGCGCGGCGCATACCGCGGCCTTCCCGGAGGCGTCAACGCGCGGCCCCCAGCCAGGGTGCACGAAAAATCGCTATCGACAATGCGTCGCTAATCGCCGCCGAGAGCGAGCCCGTTCGGATCGATGCTGGCGTGGTCCACCCGGAAGCCGAGCGGATCCACCGGCGTGCCGCCCAGGTCGAGCTGGTAGTGCAGGTGCGGACCCGTGGACCGACCTGTCGAGCCCGAGCGCGCGAGCAGCGTCCCGCGCTCCACGTGATCGCCCACGTGCACCAGGAGCTCGCTGTTGTGGCAGTAGGCGGTGGTCACGCCGCGGCCGTGGTCGACGATCACCACCCGGCCGTTCACCGCGTCCTCGCTCACCCGGCGCACCACGCCCGCCGCCGACGCGTGCACCGACGTCCCCTCGGGCACGCCCAGATCCACGCCGGTGTGCATCTTGCGCACGCCGAGCACCGGGTGGAGGCGCATGCCGAAGGGCGAGGTGATGCGCGTGGAGTCGGGCACGGGCCAGGCCAGCGCGTAGGCGGTGCCCAGCTCCGCCGCTTGCGACGCCGCCGCGATGCCGTCGTCGTTCCCGGGCGGGAGCTCGGCGGCGAGCGTGGCCAGATCCGGTGTCCGACCCTCGGCGCGTGCGCGCTCCACCGCGAAGCGCGCGGGCTCGGTGCCGCAGAAGAGCGCGGCCAGTGCTGCGTCCGGACCGCCCGCGTCGTGCTCCATGGCGCCGAGCAGCTTGGCCATCGCCGCTGGACCCTCCTTCGCGTCCTCCACGCGCGCGCGCGCGAGCCCGTGCGTGTCCGCGGCCGCGAGGACGATCGCTTGCTGGCTCGACGGAAGCGTGTGGAACGAGGCCCACGCGCCATAGCCGAGCGCGGTCTCGGGCGGGAGCGGTCCGGCGTTCGCGGGCGGCTTGGGCGGTTGGGGCAGCGAGGTGGGCGTTGCAGCAGCCGGCGACGCGTCGTAGACCCCGGCCGAGTAGTACGCGAGCAGCGGCCGCGCGGTGCTGTGCTTGCCCATCACCAGCGCGCCCGCGGTCCGCGCGAGCGCGCCCACCGGCGTGTGGTACGCGGCGGCCCAAAGACACAGCGCGGCGCCAATGAAGTCCACCAGCCCGCGGGCCGGTCGCGACTTCGGACGCGTGGCGCTGAGCGTGCTCATGGCGTCACCGGAAGAAGGCCAGCACGGGCGACGCGTCGATGAACGCGGCGAGCGCCAACGGCAGCGCGATCGCGGATCCGATGAGCCCCGCCGTCACGCGCGCTGCGGGCGTGCGCGCTTCCGTCTCGGAGCGCTCGTCGGCGTGCTCAAGCGCGCGCTGCAACGCGCGAAGTCCAAGCGCCACACCAACTGCGCCGATCGCCATCACCGCCGCGAACCGCGCGATCGGCGAGGCGACGTCTTCGCCCGCGAGCGTGCGCAAGTCGAGGTACAGCGCGCCCTGGACCATCTTCGCCACCGCGCACGCGCCCGCGAGCGCGAACGCCGCGGTCTCCAGCGGACGCAGCACGCGCAGCGTCGTCGGCTTCTTCATCACGCGGCGAAGCTGGCCGCGCCAATCGGCCTCGGAGCGAATCGACGGCTGCGGCTTCTCGTCGTAGCCCAGCGCAGGCAGGGCGAGCGCCAGGTCACAGGCGAGCTCCCAGCACAGCGCGAGCCCGCGGGCCACGCGCGTGCGCGCCGCGAAGGAGATCGCGCCCACGAACCCCGACGTGAGATCGAAGCTGCCGACGGCGTGATCCCAGGCCTCGGCGACGCGATCCGTGACCCAGAGCAGCCGCTCGCAGACGGTGTCCGCGCCCGCGTGGATGCCCACCGCGAGGAGCGCGAAGAGCCCGAGCGGCATGAAGGCCCAGCGCACGCTGCCGAGCGTGCGCGAGATGGCGCCCAGCGCACCGGCGGCACGGCCCTGGGCCATCGCGACCTCCTCCAGCGTTCAACGCAGAGGGGGCCACAATAGTTCTGACTTTGGATTTTTGAGATTCCGCTCGGATCAGGCGCGCTTGCCGCGCGGCCCGCGCTTGTCCTTGCGGAACCGCTTGGGCTGCGACTTCGGCTCCTCGGCCACCGGACGCACCTCGAGCAGCCCCGGCAGGGGCGGCTTCAGCCCGAGATCCATGTCCTTGAGCACGAGCAGCTTGTCGCGCAGCACCGCGGCCTTCTCGAAGTCGAGCGCCTCGGCCGCGTCGGTCATGGCCTTGCCCGTCTCGTCCATGAGCTTCTTGATGTCGTCCTTCGAGAGCGGCTCTTCGTCGAGCTTCTCCGCCGCCATGGCGACGCCGCCGTAGCCCGCATCCATCGCGTACGGCGCGGCGATCGAGAGATCGAGGATCGCCTTCTTCACGCCCTTGGGCGTGATGTGGTGCGCCTCGTTGTACGCGAGCTGCGCCGCGCGCCGGCGGTCGGTCTCGCTCATCGCGCGCTTCATCGACTCGGTGATCTTGTCCGCGTACATGATCACGCGGCCCTCGATGTTGCGCGCCGCACGGCCCACGGTCTGGATCAGCGAGACCGAGCTGCGCAGGAAGCCTTCCTTGTCTGCGTCGAGGATGGCGACGAGCGACACCTCGGGGATGTCCAGGCCTTCGCGGAGCAGGTTGATGCCCACCAGCACGTCGAAGAGCCCGAGCCGCAGATCGCGAATGATCGCCACGCGCTCGAGCGTGTCGATGTCCGAGTGCAGGTACTTCACGCGCACGCCGACGTCGGCGTAGTACTCGGTGAGCTCCTCGGCCATGCGCTTGGTGAGCGTGGTCACCAGCACGCGCTCGCCCTTCTCGACGCGCTTGCGGATCTCCTCGAGCAGGTCGTCGATCTGGTTCGACACCGGGCGCACGTCGATCGGCGGATCCATCAAGCCGGTGGGCCGGATGATCTGCTCCACCACCACGCCGCTCGCCTTCTGCAGCTCGTACTCCGCCGGCGTCGCCGAAACGTAAACAATCTGGTTAACGAGCTTCTCGAACTCGTCGAACTTCAGCGGTCGGTT from Deltaproteobacteria bacterium includes:
- a CDS encoding peptidoglycan DD-metalloendopeptidase family protein, whose amino-acid sequence is MSTLSATRPKSRPARGLVDFIGAALCLWAAAYHTPVGALARTAGALVMGKHSTARPLLAYYSAGVYDASPAAATPTSLPQPPKPPANAGPLPPETALGYGAWASFHTLPSSQQAIVLAAADTHGLARARVEDAKEGPAAMAKLLGAMEHDAGGPDAALAALFCGTEPARFAVERARAEGRTPDLATLAAELPPGNDDGIAAASQAAELGTAYALAWPVPDSTRITSPFGMRLHPVLGVRKMHTGVDLGVPEGTSVHASAAGVVRRVSEDAVNGRVVIVDHGRGVTTAYCHNSELLVHVGDHVERGTLLARSGSTGRSTGPHLHYQLDLGGTPVDPLGFRVDHASIDPNGLALGGD